One stretch of Chitinivorax sp. B DNA includes these proteins:
- a CDS encoding chitinase, whose translation PTPTPTPTPTPTPTPTPTPTPTGSVPKHPLIGYWHNFENGSGYIKMKDVAPAWDIINLSFAENKPGGSEGEVAFTLCPVRECGTNAETEEEFIAGIRTQQAKGKKVLISLGGANAHIQLNSAAARDNFVRTMGDIISRYGLDGLDIDLEGGSLALANGDSDINNPTTPAVVNMIAAVKTLKARFGSKFILTMAPETAYVQGGQITYAGIWGAYLPVIHGLRNELTILHVQHYNTGGLPGTDGKNYNPGTADFHVAMTDMMLTGFSLGGDANKRFPALRPDQLAFGLPSGSRSASSGFTSPAEAQKAVDCLTKGTHCGQYKPAKTYPAFRGLMTWSINWDRADGYNFSGAHRAYLNSLP comes from the coding sequence CGCCAACGCCAACGCCAACGCCAACGCCAACGCCAACGCCAACGCCAACGCCAACGCCAACGCCAACGGGCAGTGTGCCAAAGCACCCACTGATTGGCTACTGGCATAATTTCGAAAATGGCTCTGGTTACATCAAGATGAAAGATGTCGCCCCAGCTTGGGACATCATCAATCTCTCTTTTGCAGAAAACAAACCCGGCGGCTCAGAAGGTGAAGTTGCATTTACCTTATGCCCAGTTCGCGAATGCGGTACCAACGCCGAAACTGAAGAGGAATTCATCGCCGGTATTCGTACACAACAGGCAAAAGGCAAAAAGGTGCTGATATCGCTGGGTGGTGCGAATGCTCATATCCAGCTCAACTCCGCCGCAGCCCGTGACAATTTTGTCCGCACCATGGGCGACATCATCAGCCGTTATGGGCTGGATGGACTGGATATCGACCTGGAAGGCGGTTCACTGGCCTTGGCCAACGGCGACAGCGATATCAACAACCCGACCACGCCGGCAGTAGTCAACATGATTGCCGCCGTGAAGACACTGAAAGCCCGTTTCGGCAGCAAATTCATCTTGACCATGGCACCGGAGACCGCTTACGTGCAAGGTGGGCAGATCACTTATGCCGGCATCTGGGGGGCGTATCTGCCCGTGATTCACGGGCTGCGTAACGAGCTGACCATTCTGCATGTGCAGCACTACAACACCGGTGGCCTGCCCGGTACGGATGGCAAGAACTACAACCCGGGCACTGCCGATTTCCATGTTGCAATGACTGACATGATGCTGACCGGATTCAGCCTAGGTGGCGATGCCAACAAACGCTTCCCGGCATTGCGGCCGGATCAACTGGCCTTTGGTCTACCTTCCGGCTCCCGCTCGGCATCCAGCGGTTTCACCAGCCCAGCGGAAGCGCAGAAGGCAGTGGATTGCCTGACCAAAGGCACCCATTGCGGCCAGTACAAACCTGCCAAGACTTACCCGGCTTTCCGTGGCCTGATGACGTGGTCCATCAATTGGGACCGCGCTGATGGTTACAACTTCTCCGGAGCCCATCGCGCTTATTTGAACAGCCTGCCCTAA